A genome region from Schistocerca nitens isolate TAMUIC-IGC-003100 chromosome 4, iqSchNite1.1, whole genome shotgun sequence includes the following:
- the LOC126251617 gene encoding general odorant-binding protein 19d-like: MRTSAAATGAALLVFVAVVSAMEMTPEFMEIVNKCKAEHEPTEDELKGIMMMTVPESEHGKCFMGCVLQEVGVVKDGKFDKEEAKKHAAAKMSDKDELEKHMQLIDKCSQEVDGETDSCGIGPKLMECIKQFAPEFDIALPHAPSE, from the exons ATGAGGACCTCCGCAGCCGCCACTGGAGCCGCGCTCCTCGTGTTCGTCGCCGTC GTATCGGCGATGGAGATGACTCCTGAATTCATGGAGATCGTTAACAAATGCAAGGCAGAACATGAGCCCACTGAAG ATGAGCTGAAAGGAATCATGATGATGACGGTTCCAGAGAGCGAACACGGCAAG TGCTTCATGGGGTGCGTTCTGCAGGAAGTTGGAGTG GTTAAGGATGGCAAGTTCGACAAGGAGGAGGCGAAGAAACACGCCGCGGCCAAGATGTCCGACAAAGACGAGCTGGAGAAGCACATGCAGCTCATTGACAAATGCAGCCAAGAAG TCGATGGCGAGACGGACtcctgcggaatcggcccgaagcTCATGGAATGCATCAAGCAGTTTGCACCAGAG